AAAGGTGAACGGGCTCTCGGAAGCTTTTACTCAGTCTGGTAATGGGATCGATGAGGCTTTAAAATCAGCCCATCGAATTTTTGCTTTCAGTGACAATATGTCTCTCGCCGCGGCACAATCATAGGGCGTAAAATTTGCCTTCATATTCCTTACATTACCGATAACTTCATTTTTAATTTATCAATTTGGGTCAATCCTCAGGCAGCCAAATATTGGGATGCCAGCCTGGGGGGCGTAGTCATGAGTTTGAGGATTTCAACGCGATTAATGGTCATGGCAGGGGCGGCGCTGTTGCTTGTCATCCTCCTCGGCCTGTTCAGCTACAAGCAAACGTCCGTGGTCTTTTCGGCAGCCTCCGATACGCGGCAGGTGTGGATGCCCCGGATGGCGAAACTGGATGGTATTCAGTTTACCATGTTGCGCTATCACACGACGACGATCCGCAAAACCATTGCTGTCGATCCCGCCGAAATCAAAGGGTTGGATGACGAATTCGTGGAAATGGATGCATCCATTCCGAAATCCTATGCGGATTTCCGTGCAACCCTGCGCAACGATGCTGAGAAAAAATTGTGGGGCGATTTCGAAGCCAAGTGGACCCGCTATCTCGAATTTCAAAAGAAGATCATCAGCGCCGTCGCCGCCAAGGATCAGGTTGCAGCAACCGCCGCAATCGCCCCAGCCCGTCAGCCGCTGGTCGACAGCTTCATTGCGCTTGGCGAAATCATCAAGCTCAACGATAGCGGTGCGGCAGCGTCAAGCACAGCTGCCGAGGCTGCCTATACGCAGTCATCCTATGTCACCATTGGTGTCATTCTGTTCGGCGTGCTGTTGATGAGCATCTTGACCGGCTGGATCATCCTGGGCGTGTCACGCCCTGTGACCCGCATGGCAAAGGTGATGCTGCATATTGCCGATGGCAAGCTGGATGTCACGGTACCCGACGCCGACCGCAAGGACGAAATCGGCGAAATGGCTGGCGCTGTCGAAGTCATGCGGCAGTCGGCCCTGGCGAAAGTTCAGCTCGAAGCACAGACCGAACAGAACCGGCTCAATGCGGAGCAGGAACGCAAGGATGTCCAGCGCCGCGCCGAGGAAGATGCGGAACGCCGCCTGAACGAAGCAACGGGCGCACTGGCCGCTGGCCTGAAACGGCTAGCCTCCTGCGACCTTCTCTGCGAAATCGATCAACAGTTTGCCGCCCAGTTCGAACCGCTTCGCCACGACTTCAATGCCTCCGTCAACCAGTTGCGCTCCGCACTCGTGGCTGTGGGCCAGGTCGGCAAGGGTGTCACCAATGGCAGTGGTGAAATTTCGCAAGCCTCCGACA
This region of Agrobacterium vitis genomic DNA includes:
- a CDS encoding HAMP domain-containing methyl-accepting chemotaxis protein → MSLRISTRLMVMAGAALLLVILLGLFSYKQTSVVFSAASDTRQVWMPRMAKLDGIQFTMLRYHTTTIRKTIAVDPAEIKGLDDEFVEMDASIPKSYADFRATLRNDAEKKLWGDFEAKWTRYLEFQKKIISAVAAKDQVAATAAIAPARQPLVDSFIALGEIIKLNDSGAAASSTAAEAAYTQSSYVTIGVILFGVLLMSILTGWIILGVSRPVTRMAKVMLHIADGKLDVTVPDADRKDEIGEMAGAVEVMRQSALAKVQLEAQTEQNRLNAEQERKDVQRRAEEDAERRLNEATGALAAGLKRLASCDLLCEIDQQFAAQFEPLRHDFNASVNQLRSALVAVGQVGKGVTNGSGEISQASDTLAKRTEQQAASLEETAAALEQITSNVQATSKRTGEARNLVRNARQHAEHSATVVNNAVSAMERIEDASRKITQIISVIDEIAFQTNLLALNAGVEAARAGEAGKGFAVVAQEVRELAQRSANAAKEIKSLIGNSEAAVSEGVKLVNDTGEGLTTISKVVEDMNQHMDAIATAAQEQASGLAEVNTAVNHMDQATQQNAAMVEEMNAAGAGLNQESRRLSDLLAQFRTGNDVAQPVRSAQASPAPRAQAPRRAQQSVPVSHGNAAVSRDNWEEF